CCTGTCACGCCGGGGCATGGGCCAAGTCGGTCTGCTGCTGGATGCCCTGGAAGAGCGACAGGCGCGTATCTACGTCGTCGCCGAGAACATCGATTCGACGCGTAGCCGCATGATCCTGGCGATTCTCAGCGAGCAAGCGCGGGAGCAAGCGGCGGATATCTCGACGTTCACCAAACTGGGCATCGACTCGAACAAGGCTGAGGGCCGCTTTACCGGCGGAGTGACGCCGTACGGTCTGCGCTGTGTCGCTGGTTCCGGGAAGCTGTCTCACGACCCGCAGGAGTACGCCACAGCGCGCCGCATCGCTGAGTACCTACTCGACCGCAAAACGCCCGGCTGGATCGCTGACAGGCTCAACAGCGAGAAGGTGAAAACCCGCCACGGAAAGAAGTGGACGGGGCCCGGAATCATCAGCCTGGCGCACAGCGTGACTTGGGCTGGCCTGGTTGCCAACCGGGAAAAGTTGCTCGACGGGAACGGAAAGGATCTCGGTAAGTACCACCGTGGCGGTACTCCGCTGCTGAGCAAGGATGGTCACCCGATCTCGCTGGGAGAGGGAGTCATCACGTTCGCCGAGCACGTCAAGATTTCCGCCATTCTCGCCGGTCGTGCTCAGCCTGGTACCAGCATTGGCGACCGGACGCGAGGCAAGCGGGAAACCGTGGCACTTCTCAGCGGCACGCTTCGCTGCGGGCACTGTGGAGGACCCATGGCCAATGGCGGGGTGAACTACCGCTGTTATGCGCGGCAGGTCGAGGGTCCGTCATCCTGCAAGGGGGTTTCCACGGAGCGATCCCGCGCTGATGACGCTGTCTCCACGATGTGGATTAACCACGTGCTGAACCTGGCACCCACCTCGCCGGTTATCCGAGACATCGCGCGTGACTGGCTGGCGTATCAGGACCCTGAGGCGGAAGCGCGTAAGGCGCAAGCAAATGCGGCCCTGGAATCAGCGGTAGGGCGAGAGATGCAGCTCCGTAAGGAACGGTTCGTTCTCAACCGGATCAGCGAGGCTGATTACGAGTACCTGTGGCGGTCACTCAACGCCCAAATCGACTCACTGAAAGCAGAGTTGGCAGAACTGGCGCAAGAGGCTGACCTCACTCCGCTGATGGACCCTGAGGGCATTGCGGGACTCTGGCAAGGGGCAGGCATCAGCGGGCAGCG
This portion of the Streptomyces sp. NBC_01750 genome encodes:
- a CDS encoding recombinase family protein; this encodes MERDDLPALRALGFEDSELKELNLWTPATGTPADLAEMYVRRSKQKDTVSSLREQVRRMCAHAAHEGKRIRHVWFEQKSASKAYVRREEFDGATAAIVGAGLSKTLYVFKTSRLSRRGMGQVGLLLDALEERQARIYVVAENIDSTRSRMILAILSEQAREQAADISTFTKLGIDSNKAEGRFTGGVTPYGLRCVAGSGKLSHDPQEYATARRIAEYLLDRKTPGWIADRLNSEKVKTRHGKKWTGPGIISLAHSVTWAGLVANREKLLDGNGKDLGKYHRGGTPLLSKDGHPISLGEGVITFAEHVKISAILAGRAQPGTSIGDRTRGKRETVALLSGTLRCGHCGGPMANGGVNYRCYARQVEGPSSCKGVSTERSRADDAVSTMWINHVLNLAPTSPVIRDIARDWLAYQDPEAEARKAQANAALESAVGREMQLRKERFVLNRISEADYEYLWRSLNAQIDSLKAELAELAQEADLTPLMDPEGIAGLWQGAGISGQRALLRAALKGVTLAPARYRGDRTPILDRLDPDWRDKDSSQEDAAWDAWDAR